The sequence below is a genomic window from Mytilus edulis chromosome 2, xbMytEdul2.2, whole genome shotgun sequence.
tgtatgaaaaaaaaataaaaaaaatactgttatatgtataatataggGGAAGTTATGAAATGCGTTTTTGCGCTAAAATGTAAACAATCGTTGTATGACatcaacggacgccaagtgatacgCTTCGTggaccattttctacacaagactAGTTTTTCTATTCATCGGAGGGGTAAGTACCTTCAATCTATCAATTTCATGGACGTATGGGCCATTTTATTTCTTTCATTCAGCATCCGACTTTGTTACAGTCGCCATGGTGGAGCTAGTCCGCACTGAATGAAAACTTTCTAATTTTAGTCGAAAGACGGTAAAATTTTCCGGATCAACTTTGCCTGTGACAAACAGCATAATGATGACACCTGAGCAATTAGAAGCTTTAAGCTACTCACAAGAAGGCCACACTATTTTATTGACCGGCCAGTGTGGAACTGGGAAAACTTATGCACTCAAGTAATAACATTTCTTACATAAAAAGTAGTATTTCCTCTTAAAATTAACAAtactaaaaaaagggggggtgttGCTGTTCTATATTTACCAGAAAGCTGGGCTGGGGCAAAATGTTTTGCAGGCACACAGAACacaataaacacaaaaataacaatttcatatgattttaatGTATTTCAGAAATAATTAAAATCATGTAACATCAAAAAAACAACCATgacaatattttaaaactatGATCAACTAACAATTTTCACATTAAAAGAAATATGTTAAAAAGCTTGTAAAATTATACCTGTTTAATATACATGATCTATATACTGATATAGCACAGtcgcttgattttttttttcatacatatatcactaaaattcaagtGATTGTGACTGTGGATATAGATTCTGATCAATgcttttaaatataaaactacTATAGAAATAAgtttgtaaactgacttatatTAACTACTTTCAAAATGACAGTCAAACTTTAAGAGCACactatttaaataaaaagttattttaagTAAATTATTTGTTCTTCTTTAAATAATACCAAAGGCTGTCCTCTATTACATGTTTCAATGCTGGATATTTTTATTGTAAAGATGatattctgttttatatattaattgagagACAAATATGAGATCAATATATAcagcaatattttataacaaaaatatttcaaacacaaGTCTTACAGTGTACAATTGCTAACCTGTATTTCTATTATACACCAAGAACCAAGATGTACTTCAGGTACATGtatgaaatgaaaatcaaaaaggttttatgaaatgatttttttttgtggtgcAATTAAAAAATATGCAGAAAATGTATTCTCCCATATATTTGTATTGACTTTAGAGTAAATATGTAAAAAGTGATCTGACTTTAATGCAAAACTGTTAGAAAGCAGAGATAATTTAttgattaacaaaataatttactgTCATTTTAAGAAAAGATCCCTGATTAGCTTCACATGCCAATAAAAGATATCAATTTTGCTCTTGTCAATTGTTTTTAACAAAGcaatttcaaaattagaaaaattattaaGCAGATAATGTAGTCTTCCATATTTGTTTTGACTTCagagtaaaaatataaaaagggaTCCGACTTCAATGCAAAACTTCCAGAAAGGGAATAAAACTTATTGATTAGCAATATAATTTACTGTCATTTTAAGAAAAGATCCTTGATTAGCTTCACATGCCAATGAAAGATATCAATTTTGCTCTTGTCAATTGTTTTTAACAAAGcaatttcaaaattagaaaaataagcAGATATTGTAGACTCCCATATTTCTATTGACTTAagggtaaaaatgtaaaaagggATCCGACTTCAATCCAAAACTGTtagaaaggggagataatttattGATTAGCAATATAATTTACTGTCATTTTAAGAAAAGATCCTTGATTAGCTTCACATGCCAATGAATGATATCAATTTTGCTCTTGTCAATTGTTAACGAAGCAATTTTAAAACTAGAAATATCAGTGTTTCTTTACTATAATCATAAAGGTTATTATATTTTGAAGAATTGTTAACGAAGCAATTTCAAAACTAGAAATATCaatgtttctttattataatcaCGATTTATTAAAGGTTATTATATTCTGAAGACTTTTTATaactattaaatttaataaaacactGGAAATGAGcaatatgcaaaatataaaacaaagacagcacttttaaaattcaaaccAACATTTGTCAACActatctttatatttttagtacaaaaaaaacttttgaagGTTTGGATATGCTTATGAAAttctattttaagaaaacaacagtacataaataaaaaaatacttgtttaatAAAACTGTGAAAACAGACTAGattaaaaaaagttaacttgTATATGTTATATAGCTTTAGAATACAAATAATCTTACAAATCTAGATAATTACACCTTGCCAAAATGTTTTTTCATAATCTCAAAGAATGAATAGGTTTagttaattttcttttcttattttgtGATGGATTTAAAGCACAAGGTGTTGTTGCCTTAAAGTATGAGGCAGACCCTCCTGAGTTGCATTTGGAAGAAAGTGTTGTCTGTCCAAGACACACTGCAGTTTGTGAGGGACCAATCTGCGCAAGAGTTGGATTAGTGTTCAATCCATTACGGATTCCTCTTAGCTGACAAAAATTATTTTCTATAATATCGGAGTTGATATATCCTGGATTGATGCTATTACCATGGGAAACAAACTTCTCACACAATGACATGAAACCTTGAATGCTGGAGTTCAAGTCTTCTCTAGTTTCAAAAGTTATGAGATTTTTTGAtgaactgtaaatttgacattctTCAATTGCACGTTCCCAATCGTTAAAAAAGGATAGAACTTCCTTTAATTTTTTCAGTCTATTGTCTTGAAGATTACTTATTGGCCGCTTATCAAGAAAAATATCGACTAGAATTGATGTGTTCTCTAAAAAGTCAATAGTGGATGCAAGTTCTGCAGGATGGTCAAGGGTACTTTGATAGCATTTCATTAAGTACAACATTTCGTTACTAAGAACATCAGATGCTAAATGGTTCCTCATTTTTGACACCGGGGTAACGACAATGTGTTCTTGTGTTAAGTTTTTATGTATCGGAAAGCCATCTTGCACGTTATATTCATAGGCTTTTTCCCAGTGGTTCCACACAATTGgtttagaatttaaaattacaaaacgaCCTGGTTTGGATTTGTTCTCGAAGCGACTAGCTAATATactatttctgatttttttcagaACATGTTTAATGTCTTGAATAAGGCATATTTCATGGTCATACTGGTAGATATCAGAGATAATATATTTTTCATCCCTTAGATTACCAGATGATAACATGTTCATAAATAGTCTATTAGTAGTTGCTCCATCCATATTGACATAATCTACTGTAAATCCATACTGCTTCAGCTTTGAGACAACATCCCAAAAAGTGTTGTATATTTGGTAGGCACAGGCAGTTTCGCTGCCGTAATAGGCAACAGGCCAACGAAATCCTGTAAAACCATGGAAAATGTATTGAAGGCAATGTGTGGCCATTTTCACTTTCGGTTTTTTGCTGATAACAATATCAATATCATTGTTCAGGTCTCCCATATCAACATTTCCGACGATCGACCAAATATTTCCCTTCTTTACGACTTGCAAGTCATCTTGTACTGACATTTCGTCTATTAACAACCCCCCTTGCTTGCCATATGAATGTACTTTGTTTTTGGTAGCCTCATTTGCCATCCATTGGAAGTTCCTTTCAATGATGCCGGGAGCCTGGGGCAGCGAGTTTTTGTAGTACTGCAAAAGTCTTTTCGAAGGCAATATCAACATTCCGCATTTACTTAAATCCTGGTAAGCCTGTGGGGATCTACAATATAAGGATAGACATATACTAATGACTTTTGGGTCCCACCTTCTTTGCCTTTTTTCAAGCCCTGATTTTGCATTTGCCAGCtgagattttaataaaattcgaaATTCTTCTGGAACCCCTTTACTACAAATAATATCTAATATTTTCTCCATGTCTATATGCTCTTGCTCTGTAAGATCAACAAATTCAttctcattattttcattttctttagaaTCATTTGAACTATCCTcctttgtatttttcttttcttttgatgaACTATCTTTCTTTATAGTTTTAGGttcatttgaaattttacatGTTTCTACATCAATGTTAAGCAGGTTGACATTTTGTTTCAAGCTTAAGGGCACAAACGTTGCTTTTTTGCTTACATCCAGCTTccttttttttctcattctttGTATAGATGAACATGGTGAACAAACATCTGAAGAAActaatattgataatattttgCGACATGATTTAGATCTATATCTGACATCGTGCATTTCTTTTTCCAAAACACTTTCCCATATTTCTGTTTCCATTTTGTTTTCCTTAGTTTTGCCATCATTTTGTTCTTTTGACGAAGTCCCTTTGCAAATTTTCAAAGTGCTGAAAACATGCAGCAAACCATCAATGTTATTTTGATTACATGCAACGTCAAATAATAATGTCACTTCATGATTTAATACTTGTAACTGACAATATCcatctgagataaagcatattgCATGTGAAACATCTTCTCCATTTATTAAAAATTCAGTCTGGAATTTAATTTCTGTATTACCTTCATAATGTTTTAATATGCAATATTCAGGAACACGAATTGTGAAGTTATCTGAAGTTTCTGTAAGTGCAGAGTCGCATACTTTTGCCGTTAGGTTATAAACAATATATTTGGATTTTCCTTTGTATCGAATCTTCCTTTTAATGTTAGGGAATACTGCTATAATAACTTTCGAAAATACATCTTTGGATGGCACAATGATTTCTTTACAAAATTGAACTGAACATTTGGAATGAATGTCATCCAGTTTTTCCTCAGCCGTCTCACTTTCCTTGTAGTTAATTGCAAGCCTGAAAATAGCATAAAGAACAAGTTTAAAAAGGAGTTTTAGTAATACATGACATATAATAAGGCTTTTTTTAACCCCCCAAAAATacaacataaaacacaaacaacaaaataaaagcaATATATTATGATTCAATAAATATTAAGTTTACATTGACTAAAGCGCATAAGATAAgtgttttttttactataaaattaATGACAAGAGGCTTAATTAGTTTGTGCGGATTAAtctcaataatttaaaaattaacttaaatataaaaaaagtagatgtggtatgattgctaatgagacaactctccacaagagagctAAATGAcctagaaattaacaactataggtcaccgtatggccttcaacaatgagcaaagcccataccacatagtcagctattcAACATAGGCGaattcaaggggggggggggctgggccccccctttcgtgggaaaaatttggttgattatataggccCCTtaagaaaagttctggatccgccaccgTTCAAGGCccggaaatgacaatgtaaaacaattcaaacgagaaaactaacagcctaatttatgtattttctttAAATCATGGATTGAAACAGGAAATGTAACTCAGTTAGTTCTGGTTTAATAAAGTTTTAATTGTTAACATATTTATTTCAGGAAGATCATACAAGCTTTAAAAAAGCAGAAGTCAGTGGCCATAACATCAACAACAGGTGTTGCAAGTTGTGAACTTGGTTTTGGGGCAACTACACTTCACCACTGGTCTGGCATCAAGGATGGAAGAATGACAATGGATGAGTTACaggaaacatttttgtttgacgAGCAATTTGCGGAGGCCAGAAAAAGGATCCAGGAGACACAAACGTTGTTTATTGATGAAATTGGCATGCTTTCAAAAGTGATGTTTGAAAAGGTTGAGCTACTTTGTCGCCTTGTAAAGGACAAGAAACTCTACTTTGGTGGTCTTCAggtataaatgaatttaaatttgtTTGGGCCCTGCATCTAGCATGTGGGATCCTTATAGTTTCACTTTGTTCATTTCTTCATCTACAATTTTTTGTGAACACAAACTTACAAAAGTTAAAATAGTAAAGAACTGAAATTTTGTAGTGTACacttacatttttaaattttatttgcttTCTAGGGATATTATTCAAGTTATGGTACTTTATGTCATAACATttccctttttattttattagaataacATTGCTTTCATCCGATAACATTTCTTCAAAGATCTTGTTGTTGCATGAAAGCAACCATAAagatttaaaaaggttttaaatccATGGTTAAGTTAACCTCCTTTACTAAAATACTAGTAGTTATTgcaaaacagtaaaagtaatagttccaaatattgttaatttgtattaaaaatatcttGACCTGTAATAAATGATGTTACAGCCAAACTTAAATTAAATTGCTGAATAATGATTATAATCtaacaaaatttttatttttcaggtaaTCGCCAGTGGTGATTTTAAGCAGCTGCCACCTGTTCCAAACTACCGCTACAATGATACGGGTGAATACTGCTTCACTAGTGATGTATTCCTAAAGACATTTCCTCATCATTTTAACTTCAAAATTGTAAGTACTCTTCAGAAAATCATGAACATAAATAATCAGATAAATATTTGCTTTTATTATACTTCAcattaaaatgcaatattttgattggctaaacCTAACGAGAGTGTTAATTTACTCCATCACATTGCTGAGCGGGTGACATTAATCTtatgaagaaaaataaatctgtttttacactaaatcatgCTGAATAAACATCAACAAATAACACATTCATCAGAGATGGGAAatctttataaatgtataaaaaagaaaatgcaaatgCAATTCATAAATACAAACGTACAAAAATGCTTATGTTGTATAAATATTTATGAAGTCAGAAAATGTTTAAGAAACAGCACCATCAAATATTAGATAATTTTTTTAGAGTTATCCCCCATTGTCTTAAATAagataatatatcatgtatatgagaAACAGACATTTTAAGTCTTATTTAAATGAGGAAATGGTTGAGGTGAAAATTTTTATATGATTATGTTAGTATGGCTTTAGGAATAAATCATTAAATGATATTTTCAGGTAGTTCGACAAAATGAAAAACAGTTGGTAGAGGCTGTAAATCAGCTGTGTGATGGTGAACCCTCTGCAGAGACAGAAGCTTTTTTAAAAGGCTTAGACAGACCTTTACCAGCTATGCAGGATGGACTTGAAAATGGTGAGTTACTACACCATGGCTACAATTTACAGTTTATCGTATCATTCATATCTCGAAATTTTACAATCTAGGACCATGTAACACTGTATACAGCTACAAGTTAAATAAGACAAAAGTTACCTACACTTTAAAAAACATTCAGAAAGCtgtacagttttataaaaatcctggttgatttaaaaaatttatagTGTTTTACCAattaatgaaatacataaaatttgacagcaataaaccaaactaccaaacaaacCTGGTAttgtgtaagatcaatatataatcGGGAATGCTGTAGATTTTATCAATGTTCAGAGTACACGGTATGCAATTTtttcatagttgaaggccgtatttgaactttgatggagagttgtctagttggcaatcataccacatctccttatttttacgtACCTGGATAACCATTACTCAATCAGATTTTTAAGTAAAGTTTAAGACAAAAATCAGGTACAGTTAAGTTACTGTCAAGATAATGTTAATTCTTGTCTTATTGAGTACAAAATATGGTCTTTCAAACTCTCGTCTCAGTAGTTTGTAGTGAAAGGCCTATAATTGTATTCTAACAAAGTGTTATATTTTTGCAGAAGTCCCGGATGTGAAGTATCTGTTTGGAACAAACTTTGATGCAGAGTACATGAACATTGAAAAACTTGATGACAACATTCCAGGTGAACCTACATATTTGAAATCTGTGGATTCTGGTAAAACAGCATTGCTACGTGATTGTGCTGCACAGAAGATACTAACTTTAAAAGTTTCAGCTCCTGTAATGCTGATTAGAAATTTAACCTTTGGTTTATATAATGGATGCATAGGCAAAATACATTCTATATCTGAGGATaaagttgttgttgtttttgatgGGAGACTTGTGGATATTGAAAGATGCATATTTGAGGTATATGATCCTTCTTGTAAAAAAATGTTGGCCTCACGTTTACAATTTCCGTTGCGCCTAGCATATGCAATGACAGTGCATAGAGCTCAAGGTCAGAGCTTACAATTTTTAGAAGTTGACTGTTATTCATTTTTCTCACCTGGGCAAATGGGTGTGGCTGTTGGTCGGGCAATGACAATTGATGGTTTGCGTATCATAAACTATAATTCTAAGGCTGCTAAATTAAAGCATCGTTCAGAGGTATATGACTTCTATTATCATGAAAGTTTGAGACCAATGCAAAATTTGGAGTGCTGCAAATCTTTATATGAAATTGGTATTAATGAAAATGTAGTTGCTTTCGAAGATGGTATGGATAATGAAATTATGAATTTTGATAATGATCTGGATGAAAATTATTTCAGTTTTGATGAGGATTGGGACGTTGATGTTAATCAAGATGGTGCGTTAAATGAGCAGCAAAGGCATCCACCCGCAGACCTGATTTGTCCATTTTTGATTAAAACCTTTTTTGAAAATTACAATGATTCAGACATAGAAATTTTGAAAGCAAATGAGCCAAAACTTAATACTCTTTTAAATCACCATTACTCTAAagtgcaggaacttttaaaaaacCATCCAAAATCATCTTCTGACTTCGCTACTGTATTTAAGAATATGAATGTGTACTTAATTAGTGATATATACAAAGAGATTTATAATAATACTATCGGCAATACTGGATTGGAATCAAACAGAGTCTCAACTAAATTATTCAGATGGACCTTTCAGCAGGAAATTGAACTAAAGGCTAAGAAAATAGTAAATGATAAGAGGGAAGAATTGTGTGTTGATAATTTAGATGACAAAGTATCTTCTGTAGCTGGATCATCAAAACTTAGATATATTGCGGGTGCTTGCATATTTCACTCTGTTAAACAATTAAAATCTACTGTCTTAAATAAGTTgacaaaaaaaggtaaaaattcaaAGTTGGACAGACAGTTAGCCTTCAAAAAACAACAGCTGTTATCTAAACTGAGGGTATCGGAGGAGGAAATAACATCAACCTCGGAAGAACCAGATAGtctgaatgaaataaaaatgagacAAGGTGAAGGAAAACATCTATTTCATGTTAGTGATGATGTGTTCCACTTTTTCTGTACTCTTAATAAGAAACTGCAGTGTCATCTAACTGATACTGCGTTTCATTATTATGGGAAAAATGttcattttaaatgtaaattggCCATAAAATCAGACGAAATATTAGTTAGAGAATGGTGTGACTTGTTTAATGAAACACATGGGGTTGATGAGTCTGAAAATGCCATTGAGGTCTTTACATCTGTAATATTAGATTTATTTGATATGATTACTGATTATTTTATCAAAGTTGCACTTTCTAATGGTTTGAAAAGGTTTAAGTCAACCATACCTAAAACAAAGAAACAAGCACTTAGGTCAAACATACAAGCTGTTCAGAGTACCACTGAGTCGAAAGTTAAAAAGAGGAAATATGATGCAGCATGCAGTTCAGACAATGTCAATTTGGTTTTCAGTTGTCCAGTTTGCCAAAGCACAATATTAGAAAATCCAAAAACTTATAAGGATCAAAGTATTGGTTGCGACTTTTGCAATGAATGGTATCATTATAAATGCGTATCTTTGAAAGGAAATGAGAACTGTTTAACCAAAAAAAACTCTAAATGGAAGTGTCCTAACTGCAAAGAAAGtaccaagaaaaaaacaaagtgaaaTGCGCATAATCATACAAGATAACAAAGGCCAGTGGTGATACCATTCATTGTAAAatttacttgggacaggcacaaaaacatatgagaagaacatagatatatatataaacatgcagACAAAATACAACatgatatacatgaatataaaaagattacacaaagaaaagcaaaataaaaaatttaaaaaataaactcaaGCAAATGTCAAAAGCACATACAGATGTACACAGCAGAAAGCACTTTTTGCTACTCTGAAGAGCTTGTATTTTTTACCTTCTTTAAAAGTATCTTATGTTAAATCTTGGGTGAATGCTTATAACCAAAATAACCAAGGAAATTTCAGAACAATGTGTCAATTTAACGCATCATTCTTATTTtctataaagattttttttaagtatctggaataatttttatttgagaaaaaataatacaaaattcagGTTTTATTTTGGAAACTTGGATATACTCCAAATTAGAAGTTTATCTAAGAATTTGTACTAAATGTGATTTAAATAAAGTGGTAGATGAACTTCATTTTGTTATAGAATGAACTGCATACTCTAAGGTTAAAGATTTGTTTTAGGTATGGttgattatattatattaaaacctAATGATAATCAATACTGATTTAGGTTCTTTTTCTATTGTAATGTTTGTCtatattaaaattatttgcaTACAGGCTTTAACTGAGTAGCTGTTTCACATACCATGGGTCACTGATGAAACAGCCATTTTAAagaggggggttcccaacccagagtaaaaggggggggggtccaactatatgctccctttaaatgcattgattgttaaaaaaaaaaggtgggttccaacccccggaaccaccccctggatccgccaatgtttgtttgttttgaaataattaaacttACACAAATATGTCCCTCATGtgtacagtcaggggtactacttaaacaagtgatttcagaATCACTTCTTTGAGTGATTTTGGctgtgaaatattaaaaattttcCCACAGACTTTTTAAAATCACTGAAACAAGTAATTTGAGAAGAGAAGTTAAAATGTAATCACTTTAATAAGTGtttataatactttttgatatttttcacacaaggttgattttttttattaaagcacTTAAAGAGGGGGGAGGGTCTGTGTCATAAATTTTACAAATTCATTAAgttttaacataaattttaaaaaaatatttaagtttttttaatgctttcaatcaaattattatttttttaataattaaatcaCTTAAAGGTATTGGGGAAATCTGCATTCagaactttttgtttttgtttttattgcctttgtttttcttgtaattgtaattttattttgccatatATGTATATTCACTTTGACCTTCGAGAATACCATTTATGGAAATTAAATATATTCTATgctattttttgttgtattatttaccATGAAACCAGCTGTAAAACGTCATcatcaaactttgaattttgcgCCATATAAACTTATTGGAATTTGGCGGTTGATTACCTCCCCTTAATATTTCACGATTGGGGATGTAGAGAACAGTAAAATATTGGTTGCTAAATTTCTCTAATGTTCATAATAATCTACTTTAATTAATATGAAGTGTTTAACCTCAAATGTAGCTATATTGACGATGAATAGGATATTTTGGATTAATATTAATCATTCAGTGCGGACTAGCTCCACCATGGCGACTGTAACAAAGTCGGATGCTGAATGAAAGAAATAAAATGGCCCATACGTCCATGAAATTGATAGATTGAAGGTACTTACCCCTCCGATGAATAGAAAAACTagtcttgtgtagaaaatggtccACGAAGcgtatcacttggcgtccgttgatGTCATACAACGATTGTTTACATTTTGGCGCAAAAACGCATTTCATAACTTCCcctatattatacatataacagtattttttttatttttttttcatacatatatcactaaaattcaagcgactgtgGTGCCTATAACAAGAAAAACATATACTCGAGTGGTTGTCGCTGGTTTCGAGTTTCGATAGATAGAAAATTGTATTCGTAATAAAAAAGGTATGTCGTCATTCACAATTAAATAGCCAGTAACCTTTTGTAATTCACTATCTaatgtattttttgcaataacaagtaaaaatatcatgttttgattccatattggttttttttacagtatGTGAATGATTTCTCCCGCAGAAACTCTCGTGTTACTATGTTTTCGGGATGTATAATTAATAAGTACATCATTTTACTAATAAACTAcgttatatatagaaaaaataacagtAGCTCCATTGAGAAATTACAATATCTACGTTATTATTAATAAACAATCACAAAGTATGTAATTTGGACGACTGGCGGCatacattattgatattttattccTAATGCAACTAACAGGTTCAATATAAAAACCACTTGCACAACTGGTACTGTCTtctatcaaatacaaaaaaaaaacaactttataattttaattttggtaaaaaattgttttattacattttgatGGAACATTTAGAACATAAACACTACTTGGCCCACAGAACAATACAGCTGTGGTCAAAATCATTAAACATTTCTAACTTTGGAGAGAGGAAGATGAGTCAAGTGAATTacatgttatagtgttcttttcatttgtatattttaaccTTTATTTGGTAACATCCTATTGACCTGGCTCGCTAATGTATTATTGTGCTacgttaattttttgtattcttgtcttctATATTTTTGCTTACGTGTTTTTTTCTATAGAGTGTCTATATGGAATTTggtttttcattgtttgttttatagtgacgaCGATTATAACACGTACACTGTTGGCTGATATTGACATTTTTGTCCCTGTTATATTTGCTTTCTTCATACATTAaagtcaatataatagaattttatacgacggtcatacaaatgagaggtttagata
It includes:
- the LOC139513099 gene encoding uncharacterized protein isoform X2: MTMDELQETFLFDEQFAEARKRIQETQTLFIDEIGMLSKVMFEKVELLCRLVKDKKLYFGGLQVIASGDFKQLPPVPNYRYNDTGEYCFTSDVFLKTFPHHFNFKIVVRQNEKQLVEAVNQLCDGEPSAETEAFLKGLDRPLPAMQDGLENEVPDVKYLFGTNFDAEYMNIEKLDDNIPGEPTYLKSVDSGKTALLRDCAAQKILTLKVSAPVMLIRNLTFGLYNGCIGKIHSISEDKVVVVFDGRLVDIERCIFEVYDPSCKKMLASRLQFPLRLAYAMTVHRAQGQSLQFLEVDCYSFFSPGQMGVAVGRAMTIDGLRIINYNSKAAKLKHRSEVYDFYYHESLRPMQNLECCKSLYEIGINENVVAFEDGMDNEIMNFDNDLDENYFSFDEDWDVDVNQDGALNEQQRHPPADLICPFLIKTFFENYNDSDIEILKANEPKLNTLLNHHYSKVQELLKNHPKSSSDFATVFKNMNVYLISDIYKEIYNNTIGNTGLESNRVSTKLFRWTFQQEIELKAKKIVNDKREELCVDNLDDKVSSVAGSSKLRYIAGACIFHSVKQLKSTVLNKLTKKGKNSKLDRQLAFKKQQLLSKLRVSEEEITSTSEEPDSLNEIKMRQGEGKHLFHVSDDVFHFFCTLNKKLQCHLTDTAFHYYGKNVHFKCKLAIKSDEILVREWCDLFNETHGVDESENAIEVFTSVILDLFDMITDYFIKVALSNGLKRFKSTIPKTKKQALRSNIQAVQSTTESKVKKRKYDAACSSDNVNLVFSCPVCQSTILENPKTYKDQSIGCDFCNEWYHYKCVSLKGNENCLTKKNSKWKCPNCKESTKKKTK
- the LOC139513099 gene encoding uncharacterized protein isoform X1, with product MMTPEQLEALSYSQEGHTILLTGQCGTGKTYALKKIIQALKKQKSVAITSTTGVASCELGFGATTLHHWSGIKDGRMTMDELQETFLFDEQFAEARKRIQETQTLFIDEIGMLSKVMFEKVELLCRLVKDKKLYFGGLQVIASGDFKQLPPVPNYRYNDTGEYCFTSDVFLKTFPHHFNFKIVVRQNEKQLVEAVNQLCDGEPSAETEAFLKGLDRPLPAMQDGLENEVPDVKYLFGTNFDAEYMNIEKLDDNIPGEPTYLKSVDSGKTALLRDCAAQKILTLKVSAPVMLIRNLTFGLYNGCIGKIHSISEDKVVVVFDGRLVDIERCIFEVYDPSCKKMLASRLQFPLRLAYAMTVHRAQGQSLQFLEVDCYSFFSPGQMGVAVGRAMTIDGLRIINYNSKAAKLKHRSEVYDFYYHESLRPMQNLECCKSLYEIGINENVVAFEDGMDNEIMNFDNDLDENYFSFDEDWDVDVNQDGALNEQQRHPPADLICPFLIKTFFENYNDSDIEILKANEPKLNTLLNHHYSKVQELLKNHPKSSSDFATVFKNMNVYLISDIYKEIYNNTIGNTGLESNRVSTKLFRWTFQQEIELKAKKIVNDKREELCVDNLDDKVSSVAGSSKLRYIAGACIFHSVKQLKSTVLNKLTKKGKNSKLDRQLAFKKQQLLSKLRVSEEEITSTSEEPDSLNEIKMRQGEGKHLFHVSDDVFHFFCTLNKKLQCHLTDTAFHYYGKNVHFKCKLAIKSDEILVREWCDLFNETHGVDESENAIEVFTSVILDLFDMITDYFIKVALSNGLKRFKSTIPKTKKQALRSNIQAVQSTTESKVKKRKYDAACSSDNVNLVFSCPVCQSTILENPKTYKDQSIGCDFCNEWYHYKCVSLKGNENCLTKKNSKWKCPNCKESTKKKTK